One stretch of Halobaculum marinum DNA includes these proteins:
- the carB gene encoding carbamoyl-phosphate synthase large subunit — MSQDTGEEDRTILLIGSGPIQIGQAAEFDYSGAQACRALQEEGARVVLVNSNPATIMTDPEMADKVYIEPITVDAISEVIEQERPDGVIAGLGGQTGLNVTAELAEEGVLDEFDVDIMGTPLDTIYATEDRDLFRKRMENLGQPVPRSTTISLDEGEKVAELTEEALVDRVEDAVDAVGGLPVIARTTYTLGGSGSGVVDEMDELIDRVRTGLRLSRNSEVLITESISGWVELEYEVMRDADNSCVIICNMENLDPMGIHTGESTVVTPSQVIPDDGHQEMRDAALEVIRDLGIQGGCNIQFAWRDDGTPGGEYRVVEVNPRVSRSSALASKATGYPIARVTAKVALGKRLHEITNEITGETTAAFEPAIDYVVTKVPRWPIDKFEDTDFTLSTAMKSTGEAMAIGRTFEESLLKALRSSEYDPAVDFGDLEDDELTAQYLERPSPDRPYAMFEAFERGFSVEDVVEATGIYEWYVERFHRIVEASKEVVDGEFTEAATAGFTNAEISALAGNVFEDSSLTWLPETRGAWREAAEVPAAHADGEELPVSAARAGVGEVESQVPGRTYKQVDTCAGEFQASTPYYYSSRKPEWFSGPYEGEAAGGELRVDRDAESVVVVGGGPIRIGQGVEFDYCSVHAVRALREQGIEAHVVNNNPETVSTDYDTSDGLFFEPITAEEVADVIEATAADGVMIQFGGQTSVDIGEPLRDELERRGVECEIMGTSVEAMDLAEDRDRFNRLMDERGIAQPEGGSATSEEEALDLAQELGYPVLVRPSYVLGGRAMRVVDDDEELKEYIEEAVRVSPDKPILVDEFLADAVELDVDAVSDGEDVVIGGIMEHIEAAGVHSGDSACVIPTRSLDDETLGRVREVVEDIADALDTVGLMNVQLAVRDGEVYVLEANPRSSRTVPFVSKATGVPIAKLAARVMAGESLADIDVDESVPEHFSVKEVVLPFDRLPNSDPRLGPEMKSTGEVMGTAADFGVAYGKALDAAGHGLPDGGTVVFETVGDALPAPGTDAYDALVDGFGEYYDVESVDDVGDALRRGEVDLLISDEVDALRSAVSEEVGYLSTAESAEASLEALASRAAGKALDVLAVSERPRQTKAWGRSD; from the coding sequence ATGAGTCAGGACACCGGGGAGGAGGACCGCACCATCCTCCTCATCGGCAGCGGCCCGATCCAGATCGGACAGGCGGCCGAGTTCGACTACTCCGGCGCGCAGGCGTGTCGCGCGCTCCAAGAGGAGGGTGCACGAGTCGTCCTCGTGAACTCGAATCCGGCGACGATCATGACCGACCCCGAGATGGCCGACAAGGTGTACATCGAACCGATCACCGTCGACGCCATCAGCGAGGTCATCGAGCAGGAACGCCCCGACGGCGTCATCGCCGGCCTGGGCGGCCAGACCGGGCTGAACGTCACCGCCGAGTTGGCCGAGGAGGGCGTCCTCGACGAGTTCGACGTCGACATCATGGGCACCCCGCTCGACACCATCTACGCGACGGAGGACCGCGACCTGTTCCGCAAGCGCATGGAGAACCTCGGACAGCCAGTCCCGCGGTCGACGACCATCTCGCTCGACGAGGGCGAGAAGGTCGCGGAGTTGACCGAGGAAGCACTCGTCGACCGCGTCGAGGACGCCGTCGACGCCGTCGGCGGCCTCCCCGTCATCGCGCGCACCACTTACACCCTCGGCGGCAGCGGGTCGGGCGTCGTCGACGAGATGGACGAACTGATCGACCGCGTGCGCACGGGGCTACGCCTCTCGCGCAACTCCGAGGTGCTCATCACCGAGTCCATCTCCGGGTGGGTCGAACTGGAGTACGAGGTGATGCGCGACGCGGACAACTCCTGTGTCATCATCTGCAACATGGAGAACCTCGACCCGATGGGCATCCACACGGGCGAGTCCACCGTCGTCACCCCGTCGCAGGTCATCCCCGACGACGGCCACCAGGAGATGCGCGACGCGGCGCTGGAGGTCATCCGCGACCTGGGTATCCAGGGCGGCTGTAACATCCAGTTCGCGTGGCGCGACGACGGCACCCCCGGCGGCGAGTACCGCGTCGTCGAGGTGAACCCCCGCGTGTCGCGCTCCTCCGCGCTCGCCTCGAAGGCGACGGGCTACCCCATCGCCCGCGTCACCGCGAAGGTCGCGCTCGGCAAGCGCCTCCACGAGATCACCAACGAGATCACCGGCGAGACGACCGCCGCGTTCGAGCCGGCCATCGACTACGTCGTCACGAAGGTGCCGCGCTGGCCCATCGACAAGTTCGAGGACACCGACTTCACGCTCTCGACGGCGATGAAGTCGACCGGCGAGGCGATGGCCATCGGGCGCACGTTCGAGGAGAGCCTCCTGAAGGCGCTCCGTTCCTCCGAGTACGACCCCGCCGTCGACTTCGGCGACCTGGAGGACGACGAACTCACCGCCCAGTACCTCGAACGCCCGAGCCCCGACCGCCCGTACGCGATGTTCGAGGCGTTCGAGCGCGGGTTCAGTGTGGAAGACGTCGTCGAGGCGACCGGCATCTACGAGTGGTACGTCGAGCGCTTCCACCGCATCGTCGAGGCGAGCAAGGAGGTCGTCGACGGCGAGTTCACCGAGGCCGCGACGGCGGGCTTCACCAACGCCGAGATCAGCGCGCTCGCGGGTAACGTGTTCGAGGACTCCAGCCTCACGTGGCTGCCCGAGACGCGCGGCGCGTGGCGCGAAGCCGCCGAGGTGCCCGCCGCGCACGCCGACGGCGAGGAACTGCCCGTGTCGGCGGCCCGCGCGGGCGTCGGCGAGGTCGAGTCGCAGGTGCCCGGGCGCACGTACAAGCAGGTCGACACTTGCGCCGGCGAGTTCCAGGCGTCGACGCCGTACTACTACTCCTCGCGCAAGCCGGAGTGGTTCTCCGGTCCCTACGAGGGCGAAGCCGCGGGCGGCGAACTCCGCGTCGACCGCGACGCCGAGTCTGTCGTCGTCGTGGGCGGCGGCCCCATCCGTATCGGCCAGGGCGTCGAGTTCGACTACTGCTCGGTGCACGCGGTGCGCGCGCTCCGCGAGCAGGGAATCGAAGCCCACGTGGTGAACAACAACCCCGAGACCGTCTCCACGGACTACGACACCTCCGACGGCCTGTTCTTCGAGCCAATCACCGCCGAGGAGGTCGCCGACGTCATCGAGGCGACCGCCGCCGACGGCGTGATGATCCAGTTCGGCGGGCAGACCTCGGTCGACATCGGCGAACCGCTCCGCGACGAACTGGAGCGCCGTGGCGTCGAGTGTGAGATCATGGGCACCTCCGTCGAGGCGATGGACCTCGCGGAGGACCGCGACCGCTTCAACCGCCTCATGGACGAGCGCGGCATCGCCCAGCCAGAGGGTGGGAGCGCGACCAGTGAGGAAGAGGCGCTCGACCTCGCGCAGGAACTCGGCTACCCGGTGTTGGTCCGCCCGAGCTACGTCCTCGGCGGGCGCGCGATGCGCGTCGTCGACGACGACGAGGAGCTGAAAGAGTACATCGAGGAGGCCGTCCGCGTCTCGCCGGACAAGCCCATCCTCGTCGACGAGTTCCTCGCCGACGCGGTCGAACTCGACGTCGACGCCGTGAGCGACGGCGAGGACGTCGTCATCGGCGGCATCATGGAGCACATCGAGGCGGCGGGTGTCCACTCGGGCGACTCCGCCTGTGTCATCCCGACGCGCTCGCTCGACGACGAGACGCTCGGGCGCGTCCGCGAAGTGGTCGAGGACATCGCCGACGCGCTCGACACGGTCGGTCTGATGAACGTCCAACTCGCGGTGCGCGACGGCGAGGTGTACGTCCTCGAAGCCAATCCGCGCTCCTCGCGCACGGTGCCGTTCGTCTCGAAGGCAACGGGCGTCCCCATCGCCAAACTCGCCGCGCGCGTCATGGCCGGCGAGTCGCTCGCCGACATCGACGTCGACGAGTCCGTGCCGGAGCACTTCTCCGTGAAGGAGGTGGTCCTGCCGTTCGACCGCCTGCCGAACTCCGACCCGCGCCTGGGCCCCGAGATGAAGTCGACGGGCGAGGTGATGGGCACCGCCGCCGACTTCGGCGTCGCCTACGGGAAGGCGCTCGACGCGGCGGGCCACGGCCTGCCCGACGGCGGCACGGTCGTCTTCGAGACGGTCGGCGACGCCCTGCCCGCGCCCGGAACCGACGCGTACGACGCGCTCGTGGATGGCTTCGGGGAGTACTACGACGTCGAGTCGGTCGACGACGTGGGGGATGCGCTGCGCCGCGGAGAAGTGGACCTCCTGATCAGCGACGAGGTGGACGCGCTCCGCTCGGCGGTCAGCGAGGAGGTCGGGTACCTCTCGACGGCGGAGTCCGCCGAGGCGTCGCTGGAGGCGTTGGCCTCCCGTGCGGCCGGGAAAGCCCTCGACGTGCTCGCCGTCTCCGAGCGCCCGCGCCAGACGAAGGCGTGGGGCCGGAGCGACTGA
- a CDS encoding DUF5815 family protein, whose protein sequence is MSEPRVPGGDDAVELPCGETRSMSVFDLGMREYDCACGERHAVVTDVNPPERFLPEFLVGTLREAVETTSAEMPEFGTPHLMGIVLEEFPEQVVAEDASENPDMGYSMLWITGFDSRRLHEIIVELVIELMEHAISHAEDSSAMTQFEEQMLQFDVSEFVEQYRAERDLDADDVYV, encoded by the coding sequence ATGAGCGAGCCGCGCGTCCCCGGCGGGGACGACGCCGTCGAGTTGCCCTGCGGCGAGACGCGATCGATGTCGGTGTTCGACCTCGGGATGCGCGAGTACGACTGCGCGTGCGGCGAGCGCCACGCGGTCGTCACCGACGTGAACCCGCCCGAGCGCTTCCTCCCGGAGTTCCTCGTGGGCACCCTCCGCGAGGCCGTCGAGACCACGAGCGCGGAGATGCCGGAGTTCGGCACCCCGCACCTCATGGGCATCGTGCTGGAGGAGTTCCCCGAGCAGGTCGTCGCCGAGGACGCCAGCGAGAACCCCGACATGGGCTACTCGATGCTGTGGATCACCGGGTTCGACTCGCGTCGCCTCCACGAGATCATCGTCGAACTCGTGATCGAGTTGATGGAGCACGCCATCAGCCACGCCGAGGACTCCTCGGCGATGACGCAGTTCGAAGAGCAGATGCTCCAGTTCGACGTGAGCGAGTTCGTCGAGCAGTACCGCGCCGAGCGCGACCTCGACGCCGACGACGTGTACGTCTGA
- a CDS encoding NAD(P)/FAD-dependent oxidoreductase, which yields MIAIVGGGIAGLAAARRLRASGREVTVYEAGGDDALGGLARTYPTAGDDIEQFYHHLSKSEEEIVELAEELGVGDRLEWLVGKNAYYVDGVVHPLDTPWQILAYPHMSVYDKFRLGMLTLEIDVRGGVPSFDTYDDLADFEDVPIKQFLLDHTSRGVYENFFEPLLDAKFGSRKDDVSAAWLLGRVKFRGERDLLRGEILGYFDGGFAPLIDALVDDVGREHIETNARVTGLDTDDDTVSSITVAQDGEERTEAVDGVVVATMPNVLEDLTGYACDIDFQGAVCAVVTMDEPLTDTYWLNVAHDAPFGALIEHTNFVPPERYGGDHLLYVASYLQSDDEWLADADDSEVEARWLDHVAEMFPDFDRDSVSEFRVARAPRAAPIYERGYLDLVVPYDLADEVADGLYYAGMASEAQYPERSLNGGVVAGYECADRILGN from the coding sequence ATGATCGCTATCGTCGGCGGCGGGATCGCGGGCCTCGCCGCCGCCCGACGCCTGCGCGCGAGCGGGCGCGAGGTGACGGTGTACGAGGCCGGCGGCGACGACGCCCTCGGGGGGCTGGCGCGCACCTATCCGACCGCGGGCGACGACATCGAGCAGTTCTACCACCACCTCTCGAAGTCCGAAGAGGAGATCGTCGAGTTGGCCGAGGAGTTGGGCGTCGGCGACCGCCTGGAGTGGCTCGTCGGCAAGAACGCCTACTACGTCGACGGGGTCGTCCACCCGCTGGACACGCCGTGGCAGATCCTCGCGTACCCCCACATGAGCGTGTACGACAAGTTTCGCCTCGGGATGCTCACCCTCGAAATCGACGTACGCGGCGGCGTCCCCTCGTTCGACACGTACGACGACCTCGCGGACTTCGAGGACGTGCCGATCAAGCAGTTCCTGCTGGATCACACCTCCCGCGGCGTGTACGAGAACTTCTTCGAACCGCTCCTCGACGCGAAGTTCGGCTCCCGGAAAGACGACGTGAGCGCCGCGTGGCTGCTCGGGCGGGTCAAGTTCCGGGGCGAACGCGACCTGCTCCGCGGCGAGATCCTCGGCTACTTCGACGGCGGGTTCGCACCCCTGATCGACGCGCTCGTCGACGACGTAGGGCGCGAGCACATCGAGACGAACGCCCGCGTCACCGGCCTCGACACCGACGACGACACGGTGTCGTCGATCACGGTCGCGCAGGACGGCGAGGAGCGCACCGAGGCCGTCGACGGCGTCGTCGTCGCGACGATGCCGAACGTGTTGGAGGACCTGACGGGCTACGCCTGCGACATCGACTTCCAGGGTGCCGTCTGCGCGGTCGTGACGATGGACGAACCGCTCACCGACACCTACTGGCTCAACGTCGCCCACGACGCCCCGTTCGGCGCGCTCATCGAGCACACGAACTTCGTGCCGCCCGAGCGCTACGGCGGCGACCACCTGCTGTACGTCGCCAGCTACCTCCAGAGCGACGACGAGTGGCTCGCCGACGCCGACGACAGCGAGGTGGAGGCGCGGTGGCTCGACCACGTCGCCGAGATGTTCCCCGACTTCGACCGCGACAGCGTCTCCGAGTTCAGGGTCGCCCGTGCCCCGCGCGCGGCGCCCATCTACGAACGCGGCTACCTCGACCTGGTCGTGCCGTACGACCTCGCCGACGAGGTCGCCGACGGCCTGTACTACGCCGGGATGGCCAGCGAGGCCCAGTACCCCGAGCGGAGCCTGAACGGCGGCGTCGTCGCCGGCTACGAGTGCGCCGACCGGATCCTGGGGAACTGA
- a CDS encoding MBL fold metallo-hydrolase, with translation MATDTTTVEHADRSGLPDGLWRVDGRASNTFLVADGDGDDAALYLVDAGVPGDAGAIRAAVSNAGYDLGDVDGVLLTHYDYDHVGSLAELPELDCPVYAAEPDASFLDGTEKPGLWPHKALLQRVLGAFLDDPALPVERVADGDAVGSFTAYHTPGHGPGHLAWVSEARGVAFLGDLVREDDGALTASPWYISYDGSEVRDSVRSLDDRAPDFTTACVGHGDPISSDGREALASLAASLRE, from the coding sequence ATGGCTACCGACACCACGACCGTCGAGCACGCCGACCGTTCCGGCCTCCCCGACGGCCTGTGGCGCGTCGACGGGCGCGCCTCGAACACGTTCCTCGTCGCCGACGGCGACGGGGACGACGCCGCGCTGTACCTCGTCGACGCCGGCGTGCCGGGCGACGCGGGCGCCATCCGCGCCGCCGTCTCGAACGCCGGCTACGACCTCGGCGACGTGGACGGCGTCCTCCTGACCCACTACGACTACGACCACGTGGGCTCGCTCGCCGAACTCCCCGAACTCGACTGCCCGGTGTACGCCGCCGAACCAGACGCCTCGTTCCTCGACGGCACCGAGAAGCCCGGGCTGTGGCCCCACAAGGCGCTGCTCCAGCGCGTCCTCGGGGCGTTCCTCGACGACCCCGCCCTGCCGGTCGAGCGCGTCGCCGACGGCGACGCCGTCGGGAGCTTCACCGCCTACCACACGCCCGGGCACGGGCCGGGTCACCTCGCGTGGGTGAGCGAGGCGCGCGGCGTCGCGTTCCTCGGCGACCTGGTGCGCGAGGACGACGGCGCGCTGACGGCCTCCCCGTGGTACATCAGCTACGACGGGAGCGAGGTCCGCGACAGCGTCCGCTCCCTCGACGACCGCGCGCCCGACTTCACGACCGCCTGCGTCGGCCACGGCGACCCGATATCGTCGGACGGGCGCGAGGCGCTCGCGTCGCTTGCGGCGTCGCTCCGAGAGTAG
- a CDS encoding DNA polymerase domain-containing protein → MTLAVEFVDGDPVVWERPADWDGDSGDGPRAVARRDPDYEPAFLVAGPSRARARLADWLAGDDRVTGTDTVRRYRSLGDRDGERFLRVRVHAPDAVRPVARRVRRGFERAHLSPGALRLYDVDLDPTVRYCLDTGTPPVPADAPAGLSTLRVDLPEDALAAGDVSTLRVGGERAAPVPGRGEEAAALETLREALGRVDPDVLVVSSAALLPLVADRAADLGVSFCWGRHPNRGVQQVAGANSYESYGRVGFSPARYVVPGRAVVDRAGSFLWGDGRLEGLVYLARRSCRPLQAAARASIGGVLTSMQVYHARGRGVHAPWRPWAPEQFKPLSTLHDADRGGVTLSPQVGVHEDVVEVDFASLYPAIIRAHNVSGETVRCDCCGPDDPGVTEVPGLGYRVCAREGFLPGVLAPLLDDRADAKTVAAGGDPGVVGDGEVTPTGAERIADAIKWVLVSCFGYQGYRNAKFGRIECHEAINAYAREALLDAKDAFEAGGWRTVHAIVDSVWVTPTGAATDDAADPVPARDLAATVSDAVGVPLEFEARYDWVCFVPKRDSRAGALTKYFGRRADGGYRVRGIECRQRSTTTFVADAQRAMIRALCGDEGDDERDDERNDEADGDDGVGDGAAATECTDGALIDDPPAAACRVLAGRLRDLRAGRVDPADLVIRTRASKDPAAYDRDTLTAAALARYDRAGVERSAGQGVTYVVTDDDARGAGRVRLAFEDPADYDTGVYRERLVRAALSVVSPFGWDREDVEAFLGDGRDARLSTF, encoded by the coding sequence GTGACCCTCGCGGTCGAGTTCGTCGACGGCGACCCGGTCGTCTGGGAGCGACCCGCGGACTGGGACGGCGACTCCGGCGACGGCCCGCGCGCCGTCGCCCGCCGCGACCCCGACTACGAACCGGCGTTCCTCGTCGCCGGGCCGTCGCGCGCGCGGGCACGACTCGCGGACTGGCTCGCCGGCGACGACCGCGTCACCGGCACCGACACCGTCCGCCGCTACCGCTCGCTGGGCGACCGCGACGGCGAGCGGTTCCTTCGCGTGCGGGTCCACGCTCCGGACGCCGTGCGGCCGGTCGCGCGCCGCGTGCGCCGGGGGTTCGAGCGCGCCCACCTGTCGCCCGGCGCGCTCCGCCTGTACGACGTCGACCTCGACCCGACGGTGCGCTACTGCCTCGACACCGGGACGCCGCCGGTGCCCGCCGACGCTCCCGCCGGACTGTCGACGCTCCGGGTCGACCTCCCCGAGGACGCGCTGGCTGCGGGAGACGTGAGTACACTCCGGGTCGGCGGCGAGCGCGCCGCGCCCGTGCCGGGCCGCGGGGAGGAGGCCGCCGCGCTGGAGACCCTGCGCGAGGCGCTCGGTCGCGTCGACCCCGACGTACTCGTCGTGTCGAGCGCGGCCCTGCTCCCACTCGTGGCCGACCGCGCCGCCGACCTCGGCGTCTCGTTCTGCTGGGGGCGTCACCCGAATCGCGGCGTTCAGCAGGTCGCGGGCGCGAACAGCTACGAGAGCTACGGGCGGGTCGGCTTCTCCCCGGCGCGCTACGTCGTCCCCGGCCGAGCCGTCGTCGACCGCGCCGGCAGTTTCCTGTGGGGCGACGGCCGCCTGGAGGGACTGGTGTACCTCGCGCGCCGCTCGTGTCGCCCGCTCCAGGCCGCCGCGCGCGCGAGCATCGGCGGGGTGCTCACGTCGATGCAGGTGTACCACGCCCGCGGTCGCGGCGTCCACGCGCCGTGGCGACCGTGGGCGCCCGAGCAGTTCAAGCCGCTGTCCACACTGCACGACGCCGACCGCGGCGGCGTCACGCTCTCGCCGCAGGTGGGCGTCCACGAGGACGTGGTCGAGGTGGACTTCGCCTCGCTGTACCCCGCGATCATCCGCGCGCACAACGTGAGCGGCGAGACGGTGCGGTGTGACTGCTGTGGACCGGACGACCCCGGCGTCACCGAGGTACCGGGGCTCGGCTACCGGGTGTGCGCCCGCGAGGGGTTCCTCCCCGGCGTGCTCGCGCCGCTCCTCGACGACCGCGCCGACGCCAAGACCGTCGCCGCCGGCGGCGACCCGGGCGTCGTCGGCGACGGCGAGGTGACGCCGACGGGCGCCGAACGCATCGCCGACGCGATCAAGTGGGTGCTCGTGTCGTGTTTCGGCTACCAGGGGTACCGGAACGCGAAGTTCGGTCGCATCGAGTGTCACGAGGCGATCAACGCGTACGCCCGCGAGGCACTGCTCGACGCGAAAGACGCCTTCGAGGCTGGCGGCTGGCGCACCGTCCACGCCATCGTCGACAGCGTGTGGGTGACACCCACCGGCGCCGCCACCGACGACGCCGCGGACCCGGTCCCGGCGCGCGACCTCGCGGCGACGGTGAGCGACGCGGTGGGCGTCCCGCTGGAGTTCGAGGCGCGCTACGACTGGGTGTGCTTCGTCCCGAAGCGCGACTCCCGAGCGGGCGCGCTCACCAAGTACTTCGGGCGTCGGGCGGACGGCGGCTACCGGGTCCGGGGGATCGAGTGTCGCCAACGGAGCACGACGACGTTCGTCGCCGACGCCCAGCGGGCGATGATCCGCGCGCTGTGCGGCGACGAGGGGGACGACGAGAGGGACGACGAGAGGAACGACGAGGCGGACGGCGACGACGGGGTGGGTGACGGTGCAGCGGCGACCGAGTGCACCGACGGCGCTCTCATCGACGACCCCCCGGCGGCCGCCTGTCGCGTACTCGCGGGGCGACTGCGCGACCTCCGGGCGGGTCGCGTCGACCCGGCGGACCTGGTGATCCGGACGCGCGCGTCGAAGGACCCGGCGGCGTACGACCGCGACACCCTGACGGCCGCGGCGCTGGCGCGCTACGACCGTGCCGGCGTCGAGCGGTCGGCGGGGCAGGGCGTCACGTACGTCGTCACCGACGACGACGCCCGCGGCGCCGGGCGGGTCCGCCTCGCGTTCGAGGACCCGGCCGACTACGACACCGGCGTCTACCGCGAGCGTCTGGTTCGTGCGGCGCTGAGCGTCGTCTCGCCGTTCGGCTGGGACCGCGAGGACGTGGAGGCGTTCCTCGGCGACGGGCGAGACGCGCGGCTCTCGACGTTCTGA
- a CDS encoding translation initiation factor — MTDNDDPFAGIPDDLTADLDRAEQILSIRVERRTYNKPVTVIEGFDPDAVDMKALGKEIKQAMGAGGTVDDGTIEVQGDHESRVREFLDERGFQIA, encoded by the coding sequence GTGACCGACAACGACGATCCCTTCGCGGGGATCCCGGACGACCTGACCGCCGACCTCGACCGCGCCGAACAGATCCTCTCCATCCGTGTCGAGCGGCGGACGTACAACAAGCCCGTCACCGTGATCGAGGGGTTCGACCCCGACGCGGTCGACATGAAGGCGCTCGGCAAAGAGATCAAGCAGGCCATGGGCGCCGGCGGCACCGTCGACGACGGCACCATCGAGGTGCAGGGCGACCACGAGTCCCGTGTGCGCGAGTTCCTCGACGAGCGCGGCTTCCAGATCGCGTAA
- the icd gene encoding isocitrate dehydrogenase (NADP(+)), with protein sequence MSYDIAERPEEGEAITLADEETGELDVPENPIIPIIHGDGIGTDVGPAAQKVLDAAAEATGRSIAWMRVFAGESAREKYDENLPEETVEAFREFRVGIKGPLTTPVGSGFRSLNVALRKTLDLYANVRPTYHLDGVPSPVKNPEEMDMITFRENTEDVYAGIEWEAGTDEVERVREFVEDEMGFDSTIHDGPVGIGVKPISEFGSKRLIRQAINYAINNDRDSVTLVHKGNIMKFTEAAFRDWGYELAEEEYGDEVITEDELWDEYDGEQPDGTVVVKDRIADNMLQQLLTRTSDYSVIATMNLNGDYMSDAAGAQIGGLGIAPGINFGEGKALAEPVHGSAPKYAGEDKVNPTAMILSGREMLDYLGWNDAADLVRDAVEAQISEGRVTYDLERQREGATKLATSEFADEIVERIHDLA encoded by the coding sequence ATGAGCTACGACATCGCCGAACGCCCCGAGGAGGGCGAGGCCATCACCCTCGCCGACGAGGAGACGGGCGAACTCGACGTTCCCGAGAACCCGATCATCCCGATCATCCACGGCGACGGTATCGGCACCGACGTCGGTCCCGCGGCCCAGAAGGTACTCGACGCCGCCGCCGAGGCCACCGGTCGCTCCATCGCGTGGATGCGCGTGTTCGCCGGCGAGTCCGCCCGCGAGAAGTACGACGAGAACCTCCCCGAGGAGACCGTCGAGGCGTTCCGCGAGTTCCGCGTCGGCATCAAGGGCCCGCTGACGACGCCCGTCGGATCGGGCTTCCGCTCGCTCAACGTCGCGCTCCGTAAGACGCTCGACCTGTACGCGAACGTCCGCCCCACGTACCACCTCGACGGCGTCCCGTCGCCGGTCAAGAACCCCGAGGAGATGGACATGATCACGTTCCGGGAGAACACCGAGGACGTGTACGCCGGCATCGAGTGGGAGGCCGGCACCGACGAGGTCGAGCGCGTCCGTGAGTTCGTCGAAGACGAGATGGGCTTCGACTCGACCATCCACGACGGCCCGGTCGGCATCGGCGTCAAACCCATCTCGGAGTTCGGCTCCAAGCGCCTCATCCGCCAGGCGATCAACTACGCGATCAACAACGACCGCGACTCGGTGACCCTCGTCCACAAGGGGAACATCATGAAGTTCACCGAGGCCGCCTTCCGCGACTGGGGCTACGAGCTGGCCGAGGAGGAGTACGGTGACGAGGTCATCACCGAGGACGAGCTGTGGGACGAGTACGACGGCGAGCAGCCCGACGGCACCGTCGTCGTCAAGGACCGCATCGCCGACAACATGCTCCAGCAGCTCCTGACGCGCACGAGCGACTACTCGGTCATCGCGACGATGAACCTCAACGGCGACTACATGTCCGACGCCGCCGGCGCCCAGATCGGTGGCCTCGGCATCGCGCCCGGCATCAACTTCGGCGAGGGCAAGGCGCTCGCAGAGCCCGTCCACGGCTCGGCGCCCAAGTACGCCGGCGAGGACAAGGTCAACCCGACCGCGATGATCCTCTCGGGCCGCGAGATGCTCGACTACCTCGGCTGGAACGACGCCGCGGACCTCGTCCGCGACGCCGTCGAGGCGCAGATCTCCGAGGGCCGCGTCACGTACGACCTCGAGCGGCAGCGCGAGGGCGCCACGAAGCTGGCCACCTCCGAGTTCGCCGACGAGATCGTCGAGCGCATCCACGACCTCGCGTAA